AACCGCGTGTTCGATCCCATGTTTCCCACGCTCATCGGTCCCGTGTTTAACCCGATTCCGATGTTGATCTTCGGCAGGCCTTCCTTCTCCCACTGCGCCTGGAGTTCCCGGAGCTTCTGCAACATTTCGAGTGCGGTATCGCAGGCCTTCGCCGCATGGTCGGGATAGTGGATCGGAGCTCCGTAGAAGGCCATGATCGCGTCGCCCATGTATTTGTCCAGCGTGCCGGAATGTTTGAACAGGATGTCCGTCATGGGCGAGAGGTAGACGTTCAAGAGGTGCACGAGGGCCTCTGGAGTGAGTTTCTCCGAGATGCTGGTGAAATCCCGCACGTCTGAGAACAGCACCGTCATCTCCAAGCGTTCGCCGCCCAATTTCAGCATGTCCGGGTTCTCGGTCACTTTGCTGACGACCGCCGGATCGAGATACGATTGGAAGGCGCCCTTGATCTTCTTCTTTTCCTTCTCTTCGCTGACGTACCGGTAGACGGTGACGCCGAGGAAGACGATGACCATGCAGCCCATCGGGTAGGCCATGGAGATCCAGTAGCCTTGGCGGATGAAGACCTGGACGATGGCGATGTAGTAGGCCGTCAGAAGCGGAATCAGGATGACGAAGCCCCAGACGGCGGAGAGTCGCACGAGGATATTTCCGAGCACGAGGCCCGCGAGGACGATCACGCCCATGTCCATCAGGCGGTACCAGTGCGGCCGTTTCAAGTAATCGTTGTGAAGAATGTTGGAGATGACGTTGAGGTGGACCTCCGTGCCGGGGAATTTTTCGTCCAAGGGCGTCACGCGCAAGTCGTACAGACCGGTGGCCGTGGCGCCGACGATGACGGCCTTGCCTTCCACGTCCTCGCGCTTGACGCGATCCGCCACGATATCGGCGATGCTCATGTGATCGAAACTCTCCGCTTTGCCGACGTAGTTGATGAGCATGCGGCCCTCGGGGTCGACGGGGATCGTGTGCAGGGGCTCCAGCGTCCCTTTCTTATAGAGGTGCACCTTCGCCAGACCCGACTCGTCCATCTCAAGTCCGAGCGTGGCATCCATGAGCACACCCGCCATCTGGAGTCCCAGCGAGGGATAGTATTCGTCCCCCGCCCGCGCCACGAGGGTGTACCAGCGGAGCTTCCCGTCCTCAATGTCGTTGTCCATGTTGAAATGGCCGAAGAAGCGTGAGTTCTGAGAAAACAACTTGAGATTGGGAACCACGCCCTCGTAGGCGATTCCGGACTGTTTGGGTGAGCCTTGTTTGACGAGAAGCGTGGGGATGCGCGAGGCGGCCATCATGTCGAGGCTTTCTTTGAACTCGGCGGGATCCTGCGGAGATTCGGCGTCGAAGAAGTAGCCGAGCACGACGTTTTCGTATTTCTTCAGAGTGTCGGCCAGGATCACGTCGCGGTCCGCTTCCTTGGCTTTTCGGATCAGGAAGGGATCGGAAAAATACGGAACGAATTCATCGAGGATTTTGCTGGACGAATCGCGCTCGGCCCAGATCATGTCGAGCCCGATGACTTTTGCCCCGAGGGCTTCGAGTTTGTCGATCACCTGGGCCATCTTGTTCCGCGGCCAGGGGAAACGACCGATCTCTTTCAAGCTCTGTTCGTCGATAGCTGCGAGAACGGCCTCGTGGCCCACATCCACTTTCTTGCGCTGCTTGAGCCGCGTGTCGTAGGTGAGGAGTTCGAGCCTTTCGAAGAGGCCGACCTGGAAGATGTAAGCGATCAAGATCCCCAGGGTGATCATGAAGCTGACCCTGAAACCGGTGAGCTTCAAGACGTGCGCTTTGGCGAAATCAACCAATTTCTTCATTAATCGGCCATTTTATAGGACCCCTGTTTTTTTGTAAATGGCATGTAAACACCTGAGAAATCGCAATTGTGATGTATATCACAATGCGGACGCCACGCGACGTGGCACCTAGAAGAAGCCAGGCGGCAGACTTGGAAGGCGCGGGACGAGCCGGGCGACTCCGAGTGTCAAGGGCGCTGGTGGAGACCCACTACTCGTGGCACTCCAGGCAGGGTGGCTCTTCCATGTCGATCAGCTCGCCGTGTTCGGTCTTGTTCGAGTGGCACTGGCGGCAGACCATGCCCTTGGGGAGATGCTCGTCCACCTTGTGGGTCTCCTTGTACTCCAGATGGCAGCCGCCGCAATCGCTCCGAACGAGATGTTCGTACAAGGGAGGCTTGATCGAATCCTCGGGATGGCAGGTTTCGCACGTTTCTTTGGTCTGCTCGTGGCAGCCGTTGCCCATGCAGGCGGTCATCTTCGGGCGGTTCGTCGGCTCGGCCTCATGATCGTGCGTGATGGTGTAGTGACAGTCGGGACAGCGCATCTCCTCGAGCTTGATGTGGAGCTCGTGGTTCATTTTGATGTGCTTCTCGTTGTGCTCGTATTTGAGTTCTTTCTTGTTCGGGATGTCCTTGTGACAGCGGAGACAGTTGTCGTTCAGCCGCTCCGTTCGCGAGGCGAAGACCATGTGGTCGTCCGCATCAGCCATCTGCCAGGGAAATTTCGGCAGGTGCATGGCGTGGCACTCGACGCAACGCACTTCCGAGTACGGTGGATGGACCTTGGACGTACCGCCGACAAAAGAGGTTTCTCCCGTGGAGTGGCAGCTCAGGCAGTTGTGCGGGCTGCGCGCGTATTTCGCGAGCCCCCAACCGGAGGTGAGCGCGAAAACGGCTCCCGCCCCCAGGAAGATCGCGAGGTTCCTGATCGTCAGGGGAGGAATGTGGAGCGTCTTCACGCGACCGATCAGCGATTGGATTCGACGGCCCATGGCGCTCACTCGAAGAAGAACAGGTATTTTTCCACGAAGCCCGGCTTCGGC
The nucleotide sequence above comes from Nitrospirota bacterium. Encoded proteins:
- a CDS encoding adenylate/guanylate cyclase domain-containing protein, giving the protein MKKLVDFAKAHVLKLTGFRVSFMITLGILIAYIFQVGLFERLELLTYDTRLKQRKKVDVGHEAVLAAIDEQSLKEIGRFPWPRNKMAQVIDKLEALGAKVIGLDMIWAERDSSSKILDEFVPYFSDPFLIRKAKEADRDVILADTLKKYENVVLGYFFDAESPQDPAEFKESLDMMAASRIPTLLVKQGSPKQSGIAYEGVVPNLKLFSQNSRFFGHFNMDNDIEDGKLRWYTLVARAGDEYYPSLGLQMAGVLMDATLGLEMDESGLAKVHLYKKGTLEPLHTIPVDPEGRMLINYVGKAESFDHMSIADIVADRVKREDVEGKAVIVGATATGLYDLRVTPLDEKFPGTEVHLNVISNILHNDYLKRPHWYRLMDMGVIVLAGLVLGNILVRLSAVWGFVILIPLLTAYYIAIVQVFIRQGYWISMAYPMGCMVIVFLGVTVYRYVSEEKEKKKIKGAFQSYLDPAVVSKVTENPDMLKLGGERLEMTVLFSDVRDFTSISEKLTPEALVHLLNVYLSPMTDILFKHSGTLDKYMGDAIMAFYGAPIHYPDHAAKACDTALEMLQKLRELQAQWEKEGLPKINIGIGLNTGPMSVGNMGSNTRFNYTVMGDAVNLGSRLEGTNKNYGTQIIISESTYAQVKDNYIYRELDFVRVKGKKEPIRIYELLSKKDGATHTFDFIGEFQKALGLYRAQQFEDAIKSFERVLKDRPEDKPSTIYIQRSQDLMKQPPPDPWDGVYVFTTK